The genome window TCAGcacagaaaagaagagaaaaaaaaatggtttttaGTCTTGAATGTTATACAAATCTCCAACAAAGAGCAGTACCGGTAAAAGTTAAAACGCACCCCATTTTGAAGTTTGTCTTCAACTGCAGTAGCACCGAGAAGAATCAAATCCCTCTCAATCTTCTCTGAAACTGCCTCAACAATTTCCTCCCGATCTGAACTCACCAAGGTTTTGGCCTCAGTGAATTCTTTATTGAACTCATCATATTCTTCTTCGTCAAGTTCGCGATATGCAAGTACCAAAGTCCTCAAACCAGCGTCAGCATACTTGTTAATGTGTTCCCTGGTCTTCTCTTCAAACTCCCTTCCGTTCTTTGCAAGTCTTTCGAACATGACACTGTTTGTGGAATAAGCAAATTATACATAATGCGCGATACAACATACACAATTTCATCTGATTATCAAGCTACTTAATTATACTAGCAAGGAGTAAGTTTACAAACCTGTCAGCGCCTTTGCATAGGAGTAGTATCTTTCCCTCTTCGTTTCTTATGATCACGGACATTCTCTTTCTTGAGCTACTAAACTCCAATATGTTCAGAAGTTTATATTTTCTGAAAAAAAGGAACATATATGCAGTTAAGTATTTATTTACGAAAATTCGACAATGGCTTGAGAATAACATAAATCATAGCCGCTAAACTGAAATGCAACATacctttcaatttttcttccaTAAATGGGATCCAACTCATGCAGTGAGATGCTTCCTTGAGTCCTTTCGTAAAATTCAAACCCAAACTCTCTTGCTGCAATCACGAAAGCTGCCTCATCTGGTGATTCAGCTTCATATGATACTCTTCCAGTTTCTTCATCAACTTCAGGTATTGCGGTATGACAGATTGCTAGTAACTGTAGAAACTTCTGGATTACATCTGCACGAGGCTCATTAACCCATTTTCCGTTCATGATCCTTTCATCCATAAAATTAAAGCCTTTTATCATCGACTTGGCTTCATTCAGTTCTTCTTCAGCATGGATCTCTTCTTCTGTCAATTCCTCACCTTTTCTCCTGGCTAAGGCTCTCTCAACTTCTGTAACTCCGCGCCCAAATGCAGTGCCAGCAATAGAACACTTGATAAATTCCATCGAGTTGCAAGTTAATGTTCCGGTTTTATCTGAAAGTATAGTATCAACTTGGCCAAGTTCTTCATTCAAGTTTGAAGTACGCGCTCGGGCTGGCTTGTCAGTTTCCTCATAATACATGTGCACATCATGGTTTATAAAAGTGCACTGAAGAACTTTGACAATTTCTATTGACACATACAAGGAAATGGGGATCAAATAACTATACAGCATAATGGCAGTTAAAAATTGCAAAACTGCTGCAAGTGGTGCCCTCGTTGGATCATAGTAAACTGTGGTATCATCTGGTCTGAGGTACCATCTGATCATTTTCCCATCATCCAGGTCTTTACTAGTACTAACCCCGAAGACAATAGCCCCAACTAAAGACATCACAACCAAGAGGAAAAACAAGAAGTAGACAATCTTATCCATCCGCTTCTCAACTTTGCTTCTCTTAGAAGGAGGATCTGTTGAATTCTGCATAACTTTTGTATCGTGACCTGTGAAGATTACCACCCCATATACAAAATCCGTGTTTCGCAGCTTTGAGTCTCGAAGCAGAAGCTGCTGTGGTGTAAGAGGGTACTGTTGATCCTCAATCTCCATAGTGCCAACAAATGAGTACAAATTTGCATTTGGGTCTTCACATCTGATTACCGCCTTAAAATTCTCAAAGCTTGAGTCTTCATGCAGATTAGAAGTTTCTTCCAGTGCTTGTTTTAGTTTCAAATTAGTTTCCCCATCAAGATTGGTGGTCTCAACATAGCAAAGCGCTTCGTCATAGCTTGATGAAAGTAAGATAAGATCAGCAGGAAAAAACTCGTCCTTTTCGACCTTCACTATGTCCCCAACTTTCAAATCCCTCCATTTGGTATGCTCAAAATTGCCCTCACCATGATGCACCTTAACTTTTCTGTTGTTCATTTCAATGTCCTGATCAAAGTTTTACAAACTACATTACGGAACTGTTTTACCATtactaaaaaggtcgtacccagtgcacaaggctcccgctttacacagggtttgggagaggtgaatgtcggctagccttacccccatttatggagaggctgctcccaagtctcgaacccaagacctaccgctcatgggcgaagacacTTGTCATCGCACCAAATGCGACCTCTTTGTTTTACCATTACTAATAGCACTAAATATAGTCAAATGCAGGACTTCCTGTCTTTCTTAAAACATGACGCGTTGCGAAAACTTCACTTcaactcaattttcttcaattttgatCTCATCTATTGACATGGTTCCAATATTTGATACTAAAAACTAAATCGAAGCTCCAAATGACATCAAAGTTATGAAATTTAAGTAGAAATGGAGTTTTCTCAAGGCGTGACGTCATGCACAGAGAATTTCTATACATCTTATACTACATGAAAATGCATGAAACTCAAACATGTTGTTGACATTACAAAGTATACCTGTTTTTTCCTCCTCCAATCTTCAACAGCCTCCTTCCCCATCGTAACTCCGATAACGACGACGAGAGGGACGACGTTGCTGACGGCGGAGTAAGGCGAAAGCGGCGTGAAAGACAGAATTGCACAAATGAGGAAGTATAAATTGGCAACCCTTCTGAACTGCTCAAACACTGCCTTGGGCAAGAATGTAGCAAGTGTATACTTAGTCGTTTTGACATAATTGCCCTGGTAGCTGTGGAGTGTGGCCTCCAAGCATTCAGGGTCATTACAGTACACTACCCTCGAGAAACCAGGGCCGCCAATCCGTGAATGCTCGCCATTGAAGGAAGCTTTCCCACATGAAAAATCATGGATTCTACCAAAATGCTGCTTTTTTCTTCTACCCCCACCTCGCATTTTGCTCAATCCACCACCTTAACACAACAACGGATGCACACACCCACCACAATCCCCCACACCGTCGAATAATTTCTCAATCCACCCAAGAACCAGTTTTTTAGAACAAATCTCAGAAACAGAAACCTACCCAATTCAGAAAATTGAATGATCTGCAAACCCAGCAGGGAAATAACCTGTTGagccaaaatataaaaccccagaagaaaaagattgaagctttgtaatCAAAATTCAGAAACAGGACAAGAAGGCATTGCTTCAGTTATGCTTCTCACcttattttttggattttgaattttttttcctgtGTTTTTTAAGAAGCAGCTGGGAGATGACTAGCTTGACAGCTTTGACTTGTAGCTGGAAAAGCACCAAACTTTGAACGTGGAAACCGGACAAGAaggggaggggagagagagagagagtggaaaCTCAACTACTAGCACTAGTTAAATGAATTGAAAGGGAAAGAGCTTCAAAAAGATGATTTCAACCTTTAAAATGCAATCTAAAGCAacaaaaaattcttaaaaattcaACAATCTTGGTAAATAAATAGATGACTTTTGTGTCAATTGCCAAAAAAATATGTTGGAGAAAGACTTGCCGTCCCGATCAAGCCTTCCAGAAGTTCTATAGTAAAAATATTTATCTAGAACCACTCAGCTAAATTTTCTCACATGATaagtttgataaaataaaataaataaataaataaacaattaaaaaaacataataatgtATAGTTTAATTAACTTGTACGTCATTCTCGTAAGAAGAATGTGTACAATtcaggacttggattgtctgttCTCCCCATCCCCTTCccatctctttttatttttttgtggtcaaggttaagtcacgtcaacattttatattgattttttataaaaataataagacaaaaagtaattagaatataaaatgttgacatagcttaatcgtgaccataaaaataaaaagagatagGAATCGCATTGGATGAGGAGGACCAACAATCTAAGTCCTACAATTCATaaacaaaattatataaaataaaaaaaggctgTAGCAAGGAGACTTTAATAGCCCGGTTAAAGTAAAGCTTTTACTTTCATAGAAGAGCGTCAGTAGGACAAAACAGAAATCCCAAAACTTGCTTTCCTAGAGACAATGTATCGGGAAATGGCGGCGCTATAACAAATGCAGAGTACCGTAATTTGCGGTTGCTGCACAAAGCTGGctattataatatgaaaattTTACTTTCTTACGCACGTTCTCGAttatttataaggaaaactaatgaaaagagtttgaaaaatttgagttttaatgataagaacaaaataaagggtaaagtgaatagtaccaggattgactttttagtgtaaaaatgtgatttttcgttaaaatgaacagtatcgtatcgggtgcttttcgttaaagttccttattTATATCCCTTGATTTTATGTAAGAATGATGTGTACGGTAAAGAGACGAAATTAATatgaaagttttatttttctagcTCATTCCTTATTATTTGTAGTTCTTGATTTTTCTCTACTTTTTTGCTTCAATAGTTAAAAATAGTGTATGAAAATTATCTTCTAAATAATAAtggaaattttaatgaaaaacttcttgtactgtttattttaatgaaaacccacatttttacactaaaaagtcaattttaatactattcactttaccctttattttgtccttatcggtaaaagtcaaaatttccaaaccattttcattagtttttctaacaATGTAATTgtcattttgatatttttttttttaataaaattgaagcAAGGAAAAGCTAGTGGTAGCTAACTGTGAAACGGAgcagtaaaaaaaaatcattaaaacgACATGTCGTTGTGGAAGCGAGGTCGGAGGGTCAAACAAGACCAATCACGTGCTCTAATTAATCATTTTATTAAGTAAACAGTAATTAAGAAAGAATTTTGGCAGACAAGTTTGACTAATAAGTATAATTCCTCTGTTTTATGTGGACTTGTACAAAGTCTTTTTCCTTTTATAGACAGATTTCTGTGTTATCGAATGTAAAAGAAGATTCTTTCGTGTAACCAACTAATCATTTTCTATCTTATTTGTGATGTGATCA of Malus sylvestris chromosome 6, drMalSylv7.2, whole genome shotgun sequence contains these proteins:
- the LOC126626907 gene encoding putative phospholipid-transporting ATPase 9 gives rise to the protein MRGGGRRKKQHFGRIHDFSCGKASFNGEHSRIGGPGFSRVVYCNDPECLEATLHSYQGNYVKTTKYTLATFLPKAVFEQFRRVANLYFLICAILSFTPLSPYSAVSNVVPLVVVIGVTMGKEAVEDWRRKKQDIEMNNRKVKVHHGEGNFEHTKWRDLKVGDIVKVEKDEFFPADLILLSSSYDEALCYVETTNLDGETNLKLKQALEETSNLHEDSSFENFKAVIRCEDPNANLYSFVGTMEIEDQQYPLTPQQLLLRDSKLRNTDFVYGVVIFTGHDTKVMQNSTDPPSKRSKVEKRMDKIVYFLFFLLVVMSLVGAIVFGVSTSKDLDDGKMIRWYLRPDDTTVYYDPTRAPLAAVLQFLTAIMLYSYLIPISLYVSIEIVKVLQCTFINHDVHMYYEETDKPARARTSNLNEELGQVDTILSDKTGTLTCNSMEFIKCSIAGTAFGRGVTEVERALARRKGEELTEEEIHAEEELNEAKSMIKGFNFMDERIMNGKWVNEPRADVIQKFLQLLAICHTAIPEVDEETGRVSYEAESPDEAAFVIAAREFGFEFYERTQGSISLHELDPIYGRKIERKYKLLNILEFSSSRKRMSVIIRNEEGKILLLCKGADSVMFERLAKNGREFEEKTREHINKYADAGLRTLVLAYRELDEEEYDEFNKEFTEAKTLVSSDREEIVEAVSEKIERDLILLGATAVEDKLQNGVPECIDKLAQAGIKIWVLTGDKMETAINIGYACSLLRQGMKQIVISSETAEAKALEKVEDKTAVAKALKESVVHQISQGKALLAAPEENSQALALIIDGNSLAYALENDVKDLFLELAIGCASVICCRSSPKQKALVARLVKDKTGNTTLAVGDGANDVGMLQEADIGVGISGVEGMQAVMSSDIAIAQFRFLERLLLVHGHWCYRRISSMVCYFFYKNIAFGFTIFFYQIYASFSGQTAYNDWYLSLYNVFFTSLPVVALGVFDQDVSAKFCLKFPLLYQEGAQNVLFSWLRILGWAMNGVVTATLVFFFCVVAMGSQAFRKGGQVVGLEIFGATMYSCVVWVVNCQMALSINYFTYIQHLFIWGGIIFWYIFQLAYGAIDPDISTTAYKVFIEACAPAPFYWLLTLFVLVTSLLPYFTYAAIQMRFFPMYHQMIQWIRTDGQSDDPEFCQMVRQRSIRSTTVGYTARIEATSKRFVEKPEGH